The Branchiostoma lanceolatum isolate klBraLanc5 chromosome 7, klBraLanc5.hap2, whole genome shotgun sequence nucleotide sequence ttcccgaaaatgttgccattctagttcctCTATCTCTTAGTGTAGTGGCTCATTAAAAATACGTCAGAAATGTGTTGAAACTTGCCGCTGATACTGGCAATATGAAACCCGCAAACAGGCTGTAGCCGCTTCTCTCGGCCTGTGTTCTAATGGAGCCATGTAGAAGAATAGCATATACGAGAAATGAATTCTACAAGGTAACTTACATCTTGTTCTTTATCTACGTACTCCCAATTACATCTGTATCTGCACTTTGATTTACAACAAATGTCACGTCTCATTTGTGATAAGAATCCATAAATGAAGCATAGATTTGTATGATAGAATAGTCTTAATGGAATCCGTTTGGTGGGCATGTATTAATTACATTATATCTATTCTAGTTAACACCAGGAAGTGACATATCTACGTAGGTAATGTAATCGTCTTAGTCAGGCCCGCGCTAAATTGAACAGAGACGAAGTGGTTACAAgcaaacaatacaaaacaagtCAAAGAGAAATCGCTAAATCCATTTACAAAGAATTGATCGATTTCTCGATTAAGTTAAGAGTTTGCCATCCTATTAAAGTAAGCTGGGATGGTCCCAATGATGCAGTTGTTTTTGCAATAACGTCTTAAAATGTCTTCAGAAAAAAGAACAATATCACCCATTTGCCAACTTCTCACGAGTGGGATCTCCCGACATATCTAATACAGTAAGACATTTCTCTTCTGCAGCACTGCTAAATTGGCGTATGGATCATACATTAGATTTATCCGTGTAACCTTTCATCGACAGAGCCTGTATCACGGCTTATCGTACTATTTGTTTCCGTGTATTTGTGGAGGCGGAGGTTCTTCATCAAGCCGTGGTTGATAATGGATGTGTTTTTACAGACGCGGTGACACCTGTACCGGCTTGTCCTTCACTGTGACACCGAGGAGAACACGTAGTCTCCTGCACAGACCTTATAATACATAGTCTAGGCGATCGGAGCAAAGTTGTGCAAATTATGGTaaagcatgaaatttgaaatcagGGTTCTATACATCAAAAGAAACAATTCTAGGCCGGGTGGAGCCAACGGAAACCTGCTGGTTTATGGCAACTGTTGCTTAGTAACCTTTTTTTGCCTGGCAGCGAGAGCTAGTGTCTGCAGTTTTTTCGTGCATACACCTTGATTTGTGGGCCAAATGACACAAAATTTGAATGGTGGTAACCAAGACCCTTATcttgattttttctttcttttcttattaTGTGTGGATGGCGGTTTTCTTATCTTTTATGGCTTTTGTGACTGATTTGCACTGTTATTGATCTATTGAAAACCACCCGATTATCACCAACTTAACAATCTATCATAAAGTCATGAGCAGAATGATTAGAATTACTGCACGTGACCTTGGACTGAATAAGAGAAGCGTCCCGTGACATCAGTATCTCTGCTACATCTATAAAACGGTGACAAGATATCTACCGCGGACAGGTGCTCCTGAACATTGACAATGGGGACTTCAGGGTTGGCGTTGTGATCACGCTTGGCCATGTACAAATGCACGAGCCATCAGAAAACAGCGCACACCATCCCAAAATCAAGCCATAGAAACCCACCAGCCTCCCAGAGTGCCCGCGCAGGAGTCTAGACTAGAGAACACGGCACAATCGCGGAGCGCTGATGTATGAAAGTCGAGGGCTCAGCTGGCATTTACAATATAATCATCTATCACTGCGATACAGGGTGTCAACGGTTTTAATTACTGAAGCAAGTGAGAGTGGAGCGCAATTCATCACCATTGTCAAGGTGAAGGAGCACCTGTTCTCGGTAGACACCCTTTCACCGGTTTATAGATGTAGCAGAGATGGGGATGTCACGGTACGCTTCACCTATTCAGTCCAAGTTCACGTGCAGTAAAGTCTGTCATTTCGCACATGACCTGATCATAGATGAAGTTGATGTTAATTATGTGCTTAACTACGATTTCTTTACAGCTTTTACATAGGTAGGTAGTAAAACGTATGAAGTATTGACTTTTGAACACTGCTGACCTAAAAATGGAAGAACaaatatagagagagagacagagaagacATAGAAATTACTAATATGATCGAACCAAGTGGCTGATATGTCCTCAGCTTATGAAAATGCATGAACGCGTCCCCCTCTCAAAATAGCAAAAGCTGACAAATTTTGTAACCCCCTTTCAAGGACCCCCATAGAAATGAAACTACGCGATACGTCGAAAACAAAGACAAATATTGACTTTAACTCAGAAACCTTTTGTAATGTATGAAAGTCACGTCTCATAACACGTTTGCATCTATCCATACACAACAGGCGATCCGACAGATTGCTGTAGAACGTAACAGGTAACCGCTGCCACGCTCCCTTGATTGCGTTACTGAGTAATGGGGCACAAAAGGCAGGACGGAGGTCATTAATCATAGCCATCTTTCATTCAATTATGCCGCAGGCTTAGCATAAAGTCATACTATAAGTTACAAACTATCACGTACGCTCTAAAATACCGCGTGCCATTTCAGAAACATCCAGGAGTAGTAATTCATGCTGTGTGTCTAACCGGAGGGAATGTTATCAGAATACGTAATGTAACAGACATTAATCTGGAGATTTACGTGAGATTGAAACCCGGTACGTTTCGTATTGATTGTAGTGAGATATGACGTACGTCTGGGGGTACCGTTACCCCTTCCTGATACACCTATCCTTCATACAAATCTTTTCTACCTGAAACATAAGTCATTCATATCATCCATGGCCATGTTCACGATCCTAGGTACTCAGTCCTCATTTCATTCTCCCGTTTTGCTGTGGAATACGGCATTGCCGGCGTTATACAGCGTATGGCCAACTTGTTCAGCACAATCAAAATGACGAAAAAATTTTGTTCACTGTCACAAAAAGAATTAGTTCTTTGTCGCTATCTCACGAAACGCTTGAATATTGATAAAGGGTTTCGATCCAGAAAATCTATTCATATGATCATATTCTATTTATTCCACACAGAATGCGGACCCCCCTGCGCCACTGTTCTTCTCTGGGGATAGGCGTCAATTCCTCCCGGTATTCACTAATAGCTCAACATCACGTAATAAACATGTCTCTAGTCACCTACAAGGGCAGGACTGTCTGGGTCACTTCTGTGTGATATCTTAATGACTCAAAACAGAATTATGTTATTAATCCAACCCCAGGTCGAGCTCGAAATAGAACTGAGTTGTTGATAAAATAAGTCGCTGGGAGTTACCCCGATGTTTTGTCATTGTCGTGCAGAAATCGGCACGACCCCGAGCAGGAAATTTCATACCACTACTCTCAGAAACAAGCACATCGTGATGCGCCGTAAAATTACTCAGGAAGCTGGCTACTGTTGTCTGTTCAGTCGAACGGCGCGTACATCTATCCGGGCCGACACCGGTAGTGTCAGGGGACGCAGTCCTCAGACGACAGCAGGCAATGTTCTAAGAAAGAGCGTTGCTTGGATTCCCGGAGATTCTCTCATTTCCTTATACGGAAGGCAGCACAAGCTTTCCTTTATCCGAGCACTGAAGCTAAACCGTACACCATTTCATCATAGTCACAGCTTGATGCTAGTGTAGATGTTCAGAACGGTCTAGATCTTTCCATGGGTCACGATATTCTCTCTACAAACGTATACGTCATCCATTGTGCCTGACAATCTATAAACAAGGGACGTTGCAATATCTGTCATGTTCTGCTGGAAACTGAAATTCCTGGTCTATGCGTCGAGTCGGTTGTAGATCATATCTGCGTTCTCTGCCGAGTGTTGTTGCTTTAATGCCGGAGATTCGTAAATTATGTATGATGAATGCAGTGATGAGACGTGGCGTCAATAAAACCGCACTCCGCATGTCCGCTACCTGTTAATGGGGAGAGGGGATGTTGACAGAAACCTTCAAGAAAGAGGTCTTATTATCGACTTCAAAGCGTGCCGAACCTTTTTGTCACGTACATGCCTTTTGTAGACTTTTTTCCCAATCATTTCATGATAGGGATATATTTACATTGATTGGCATTATCATCGAATGTATGTAATGGGGTCAAACTCCATTTAATTCAATTCCGAAGTGGCTAATGATCTGAACTACGTGCTGCTGGGCAGGTAGTTCTGATTTTCTCAAACAAGTCCTTCTAGCCTGACGGTGCGTCAAATAAGACTGGCGACTCGAGTCTATCAGTTGAATTCCTCCGGTTCCAGTCGTTTATTTTCGTCTGTGGAGAATCATGATATGGAGAGAGGATTGTCTAAAGAAGGCAGATGTTCTAAAAGGATAAGACTCCAAGTTGTCGATATTAATATAATTGTGAGCTATCGCAGAGTCCCCCGCGTCGCGGTGCTCCCGATACATACCTGGCGCCGCGCCAGAACACAAATTGAGTAATTTCATAAACCGTTGGAGTCAGGGGTCAGCTCTGCTCCCCGAGCGGCGTGAGGTGCAGACGGCGCTCCGCTGAGCTGATGAGATGAGCCCCGGCTGAGTTTTTACGGTCGGTACGATATTAGTGCCTGTCCGGGAGGAGAGATGCGGGGTTGGATTACGTCCCCCGTGTGACGGCCGTGCCTGGGAGGACCGGGGAGTGAAGGGCTGCTGGGGTTTGAGCGCGTCACCCTGTCAGGGTCTGTCCATCATCACCCTTCACAGCCAGACGGCACCACGGCTGCGCCAGTACAGGCAGACCCGCAGTACGCGAGCGTGTGAGGAGGGCCACAGTCAGTGAGCCGTGGCGGTCTGCAGATGACGCAAACCTTACGTGACAAGGTAATACGCAGACGACCTCAAGGTGCATTGACCGTCAGTTTTGTATGTGAATGAACCGGACGGGACATACCGCAGAATTTTCGGGTGCTGATAGCAGGCTTGTTCCTGCGTGAGGAATGGACAACTTGCTGACTGAACCATCCCGCTGACTGACAGGTGCATTCTCAGAGATATCGTGTCAGCGCACGAACAGCCCTGCAGGCCCGCTTGACGACTGTCATCGCGCCGTTTTCACACCGTCAGCTACTTTCTACAGCAGGGATCTAACTGAACACTATCTATACTGAAGAAAATGCAGCGTCGCGGGCCGGACGGGTCATTTTGGGGCGCACGCAAACGGCCATCAGGTCGCGTGGGACGTCGTTTGTTGACGTTAGGCGTCGCCTTCATCGTGACAGTTTGCTTACAGTTTGCTTTCTCTAGAACATTTTCCACTGGAGACCAGCACAGCGTTTTAAAACCGTACAACAGCAGTGAGCTACATAGATTAAGGGCCACGGAAGTAAAGGTGAGACGTCCACTTTACGTCGCCGTTCAGACCACCAATAGACACCTGCGTACCTACGTGTCTGCGATACAGAACACATGGGCGTCCAAGACAGACGACGCGCACATGGAATTCTTCGTCGACGTTTCCGGCAAGACGAGTTCCGAAGCTCCCCGCTATCCTATCGTGGGTCTGAACGGTACAGATGAGACGCAGATACTGACGTACTTGTGCGAGCGGCGGTGGTTCGATTTCGACTGGTTCGCTCTGGCCAGAGACCAGACGTACGTCAAGACCGATGAGGTGGTTACTTTCCtcagacagagagacaaacGAGAGGAGGTAAGCCCATAAGTCAATCGTAATGAAACCATTATCTAGCAATAATGAGAGCGCCCCTCTCCTAAAGCATCTTCAAAATTTCATTCTAGAATCCACCCAGAAGGGCTCTAGATTGAAAGACATTTCAGTCATTCGGTGATACACGGTTAGGACTGCAGCTATCTTGCGGCAAACAGAAAGCAATTAAGCCGGAAAGCATTGGTATGTTATTATTGCATTGGCAAGCTCCCTCTGATGTATGGCCCATCTAACTTGAACTAACCGCACGCGCCAGATGTCGGCAGATAAGTTGTTTCCTCGGGATTTGGCAATTGTTGAGCTTTCTCTACCGTTCTCTATGATAACGTTGAGTCGCCCTATATTAATACGCGGTGTTGGCGTGTGTTGTCATCACGAGAAGTGCCCACAGACATCCATCATGGTTTCACTTCTATTCAAGCCAGGATAACAATGCCGACAACATGTCGGGCTAACCGTGGCTAATATGTCAACCCAAGGACGACCGAGACTATGTATTTCTGACAATGTTTACATTGACCTCGTTCATGGTTTAAGGACCAATACGTGTTTGTGTGATCGGAGGGCTATGCGTGCGGAGGGGCGGGGCGGGGAGGTTTGCTGGTGAATGGAGATGACTGGTCCGATATGGGGGACAATCCGTCCTCTCTGGCCGTACCCTCCAATGCTCAATACCCTCATCCTGAGTGGGCAATTTTCCCAGCGATTTTTCGCTTGACTTAGCTTGATCAGACCACGAAAGTCTCCAAGGAATTTGGACGGGATTATCGTGAGTGAGAGTGTGTGGGTGTTGGCAATAGTCAGCACACTGCACCAAACAGTATCTGAGCCAACAGCCCGATGACGGGAGATAAAGTCTAACTAGTCTAACAGGTGACGTGATCCACTGCAATGCAGGGCGGCTCTGCTGATAAAACAAAAAGCTTTTTAGTGCGTGTCCTTCGCGAGGCGTACTGGGTTCGCTCACAGTGAGTCCACATTAAGACCTGACATTAGAGTGTCCCGAAGCAGATATCAAAGTCGATCATGAAGACATAGAGGAGGGTGCAGTTTCATGATGTGCCTCTGTAATGATGGACGGAATTTGTTTCTTCTTCCTGACTCctgtcatcatcatatttcttaaGCGCATCCTTGAACTTTTATCGCTCCATCTCGTCAGAGTTAACTCACAATTCATCTCACTTAATTAAATAAGGCACAGCCAGGGATCTACATAGGCAGGATAAGGCGCAGTCGGGGATCCACACAGGATAAGCGCATCATACGTCTGTGTTATATAGATAGATGCGTCAGCTCTCCGTGTGTTAACGTCGTTGATACGGATAGTTAAACTATCTGCATGCGGCATGGACCCAACTCACCTGTAAGATTGTGGAGTCGTCAATAGCAAGGATCATATCGTACATTGTGAATACAAACAACCTACTCTGTTTCCAATGATAGGCTTCCATCAGCCTCTCAGCACGATGATGAGGAAACATACCACACAGAGCCGTTACAGTTTGTAACATACTTGGGGATGAACTAGGGAAAATCTTGGAAAGCTGCAATACCCGTACCTTCAAATGTCCATTGAAATATTACAGCGTAGTCATAGCCGCTGGgacgaaaatgtcatttagaacCTTAAGATCAAACGAGGCTCGAGGGAAGAGGCGCTGATTGGAGGAGGAACAGATGAGAAAAGACGGTCAGATGTGCTGACATTTGTCAGGGACTGTCTAATCTAACAATGCTCGCGGACAGGCGGAGTAAAATGTTTAGAGTAGTTTTGATTTCATATCTATAATTCGTCATTTAATGCAAATCAATAGCTATACAGATGACTAAAGAATAATATTCCTATGTTATTCTCTGGGAAGTATGACCAGTTTTATATCACACGTTGCCATTAGCAAATGGGTGTTCACGCCCCCTGCCACCGACCGGTACCGCCCCCACTATCGCAGAGTCACTTGACTTGTCACACCGAATGTTGCCAGAGTTCACTGCCCTCGTTTTTAACAAGAAGACAGTCACAATTTTTGCGAAATCCCCCAGGAGATACAAACCTTCATGTAAAGTCAACATGACAAGTGGGCAGTAACCGGAATAATCCTCTTCCATTTATGAATACAGCTACTCTTCCGTGATAGCTCGGCTTCGCCATAGTGCCTCAGCAGTGACAGATTTATCACATTATATAACAGTCATAATGAAAGATATCTGTCCTCCTTTAGCAAATGCTAAGGACAAAGCGAGCTCAAAAAAGAATAGCCATAATCAAAGTGCCGTGGACTGCTGCAGTAGCGAAAAAAGTTAGTAAGACCTATTATAATATTACTGAGATTCTATTTTAGGTGAAAGTTTTGTCACTATCGTGCTCTGAAACTAAATGTTAACAATCAATTTTCTCAACTAATAAAGAAAAAGGGTTTAATACATTGCTGGGGAATACTTCAGCATCACAAATGCGTGTTGGGAAAACTCTGTGATGGAACGCAGGGCACCTGGGTTCAATTTTTAATGTTTCAAttgctccctggagaaaataaTGGTCGTTACGACAGCAATAAACTGCGCCTTTTATGCCTACCACTAATCAGTAAACTAAAGATTCACACAACACAGAACAGTATAGCTTTCACGAACGGCATTTTACTTTACAAAGGAAAGTTATAACATCATTACGGAGTACACGATATTACATGTTTACGAAGCCTTTCATATGGCTATTCTAATTACCAAGCTACTTTAAAACGTGTCCTCACATGAACTACCCCTGGTGCTTAAACCGTGATCAAATCGTGAGATTACAACTTTAATCAATTCTCTAGTTTTAGATTTGCAGCTGTTATTTGTATAATCGATATATACTGCTAATTGCATATCGATAAGGACCGAATAAAACAAAGTGCGAGTATAAGATCTGCACACATCTAACTGACACATCacagtactactagtatgcAAAATGACGCTTGCAGGTCTTAATATATCGTGGTGTATTAGGACCAAAACAACGACACACTTTTCTGCAGATGGTCTCAGATAACGTTTTAAGCAAGTGATGGCGTTGTTCTAACGTGATTTTGATACTCCTTTACCTGCAGATCATTGTGGGTCACATGGGGGAGGTTCTGATGGGGGAGGCCGGCTGGGAACGTTGTGCGGACAGTGACGTGGAGGACATGGCGTTTTCCGCCGTCCTGGACACCAGCGTCACGCTCTTCAGCGCACCCGCCTTCAAAGGTGACAAACACAGATTTCTACATAACGCACAAACGTTTTAACGTTTAAAAACAAGACTTGTTCTCAATAGGGCGTATTCCTAATCTTAATTCCGGCTGTTTCGTTGACGTTTATAACTAACACTAACACACCGTAATTGTCCAAAGAACTGATATGTTGGTAGTTGTTTCAACAATTTTGATGGAGAGTTCTGCCTAGTCTGCCTCGAGATCAGTCAACGACGGGAGACGCCATCTCATACACAAAGTTGTTGACTAATGTTAGATTTGAATTGCATCAACACAATGCAACGTGCAGCAACAGGCAGAGAAGTGTTGTGCACCACAAGCAAGGCAATAGATACCATCTAAAAGCAATACAATACGGTGAATATTACATATATACCTAACTAAATGGAGACGTGGTTCAGCTGGAAGGGGCATCGAATCTATATAGCCAAAGTAGTTCGTATATGTGCGATTCCCCTATAGGGAAAGAAAATattattgatttattttgttttctatttgcATTACCGTGACGAGAAGTGCTACATAGTAGATCTATAAAGTTGTCACTACCCACCCACTAGCCCCAGCTGTCCCCATCCCGGGATAAACAGACGCATTAAGCCATAACTATCATAAAGGGAAGTCATTCTTCAGCAGTACGTTTCCTTTTGTGTGAGTTTATGAAGCGGAAGAGCAGTGTATCGGCGGAAATAGGACGTTAGGGGCACGTTATCACATACATGACTGGACCCAGAGCCTTGCACGGCCAATGGCCCTTCCTTTGGAAGAGCTTCAAATCCATTCATCAGTAATAGCCTTCTGGAATTGGAGAATTTCTTACTGGAATAATCTTGAAAATATCTGAACGATTGCTTTATGGGGTAGATATGACGACGACTAGCCATGCTGGTtttgcttctttgttttctttatgtaaTTGGCTTCCCTGTACGCATATAAGGGCTGGTTTATCAGCGAATTGGATTCATGTAAGTGATAGTAGAGCTATCGTGCACCGGAAGCTAAATTGCTATTTCCAAAGTATTATAATCTATTTTATTCTCCCACGTCGTTATGATCTGGATCAGGATAAACGACCTGTTTCGTGGCTAATATAACTTCCTTAGGGCGTCTCAATTTCCGACGATCTTATCCCAAAATTGGCGTAATATATCCATATCTTATCGCAAAAATGCACTCATAATCGCATTCTAGGTACCAAATGAAACCTGTTCCTCAATTAGAGGATATTACAGGCCAATTTAATTTCATAACAAGAAAATATTAGGTTGTTTTGCACTTGTCGATATATATTATCAATTTTTCATTGAGTGATGTGTTCGTTAGAAAACAAGATAGACTGAAAAAGCAATTTTCGTATcagaaattgattttcaatCTCTCAGCCACTCTTAGGTATAATACCGATTGGGCAACCGAGGCGTCGCAAGCAATAAGTGTTGCAATAAGTGTCAGAACAAATGACGAGCGGTGCCAGTCCTGACAGTATCTGATGACACGGCAGGCGAGACTTCTGTTTATTAAAACTGTAACCATGCAGAGACCGTTCTCTGGACAGATATTGATACTCATTATGCGTGATCATCGTTAACTTTACGGTATGGACCGTTGGTGTGATGATCCTCGTGGCGTTTCAAGTTGCCATTAGATGACTCGCGATACTCCAGGGCTCTGTACAGCGAAAGACCTTAGTATCAAAACGACACAGCTGGCTGTGGGAAGTTTGCATGCGACTATCTGCCTTCTTTCTAATCTTCACGTATGATCTCCATGTTGCCTTCATAGGCGTAGGGTTTATCGAAATTATGTGTCATTTTCCTGTCGTAGAcgccacatatacatgtatatcacaaggTCATACCCAAGTCGCGAAACATTCAGTTCGGGAAGCTGATATCAAGAAATAAAAGGGATCGTTTCAACGAAAACTATATTACAGGGCAAGCCGATACTTAACTCTAGCTGTTTCCCTGTCTATTTGTAGCCCAGAACACGACTGACATGCCAGAAATCTGGTCGTTTAAATTGTCTGTTAGGTTATCATGTCATGCTTTCATGGCAAGTGTTACTCACGTGGTAGCTATGTCTTGTTACTGTATGTGCTGGAATTTTTGAGCTCCCATCAGATTAACATAAAAATCCTTGTTTACACcaacataaacacatacaatTATCTATTTGCATACTTTGCTTAGGAGATTATGCTTATTATTTTGTTTCGCTGTAGAGATCTGCTCAACTCTCGCGATGTGTGAGAAGCAGTCTCCTGAGAGGATGGAGAGACAAAGTGCGTGTTTGGCCAACTACATCGTCCAAGTTTGTGgcacaaagacaacaaaagtacGTACCAATCTTCGACTTTCGTATGTAATACTTAAGTTTACAGGTTTTCCCTTGAGATGATCGAGATAATCAAGCTCTGGGGAAGGCATAGTCAAGTATTTCAGCAAACTGAAGGATTGTCCAAATGATAACGCTTTATCTGATGCACCGTGCAATCGTGTTTCTTTATAGCTGCCTAACAAGTATGTAGTCACTTGATCTCTGAACGTTTTGAGCATACACAGGGGCAAACCTACACAGAATTTTATAGCAGAGAAATATGAATACGCAAAGTTtgaatatgatgaaaaaatgattatatattgtcctccaactaaaaaaaacactgttGGAGTTGGACAACACGGTTTATTTCTCAATATGTAATTGACTAACTCAGAACTTTCGTGCTAAGTTTCAACGGATGTAAATTGCTTACTCAGTATAGTGATGTGCACCTATCTACCAGTTGAATTTGATGTCCTGTCTTATACAGTATTCTCGGCTGTTCTACGAGGCACAAGTCGAGCCCACGTACTCTGGCCAGTCCAGCGTCACATCTGGACCTTTTGATCCGGACTTCCTCTGGAGAAACACCCATGTGACGTCAGCGTTGACGCTATATCCGGTGAAGGATGCCAAGACCACTTACCAGCTGTATCACTACTTCCACGGAGCGGATTACAGCATCAGGAGAAGCTCTTGAAAAGTCCCATCGCTCCACGAGGAGTGTCTGTCAAGCTGGCTTTCCTAGCACAAACGTGTGGAGACAGAACGTGGACCTTACAGAAATACTGACATATGGTGACTTCATAAACGCGCGCCATTAACGTTTACTACCATAGTGTACTAGTAGTGATACTAGTATTATCGAAGTAATCAATTACCAATGGAAATGTCTTAATGCTCAGTTTTGACTTAAGTTCAGATTTTGCATATTTACCGAAGGGAAATACTTGACTAATGCTAGGAGGTTcaatctatataaaacctcattgactAATGTCAACGTTTCTAACGAATGGTAGACTGCTGATgagattttagaaaaattatGGCAATGTAGTCAAAGTAGCACCTTGAAAAAGACATTGCTGGGGCGTGTCTATTGCATACCAGTGGAAAGAGAAGGCCCAGCAGCCTGAGTCCAGCATTTGTGGAAGACTGTCGAACAGCGCACCACTGACTATGAATAATCTTATACGgcgacttttttttattcgcagcGTAAATCAAAGTGCCGTATTGTATATCCTAACACCATAAGGTCGGGGAATCTTGGATCTTGGTTTACTGCACCATGAAAGCGTTCCGGGCAGAGCTTTCTCAAACACACCTTGATCACGACTTGTCCATTCATCTTGCGGGCACTCGTGTATGCACTGGATTAGTTCACCTGCATTGATTTTTCTGTTTGACATTTCTCGGTAGATACGGAGCATTAGCGCCAAGGTTATCAATCATGACTTTTACATTTGGATATCACTGGGTGAACGGTGACATTTAGGAGGTTTGACGGGGCCGACAAGGCCTTCTGTTCAGGAGGTGAAGCAGATCAATTACTGAAATTGCCGGAGCCAACAGTGTCGGTTATCGGAGCGTGAAAGTGGACTCATCAGCCGTTCCACTCGGctgtgaaacaaaacaaaagagaaaCAGCCCTCTGCGCCATCAACGATGTCAAGTACACTCTCCATCGTACATTTGTTTGCATGGGATAACAGCCGAGCCATCTCAACGAGTTTCGCACAATATTATAAAGTAGAACTAGAAGCTGCATAAGACAGTAGATGATAGGTttctaaagcccccgtcacaaataagaaattcagctcggccgacgtgttggcgagcttcaaatgtgcattttcggccgaagtacgaccgacgtccagtcgattacgcgggcttcgggcgattcttagaaataaaagttgatccaaatattggccttttaccaggttagtcgattctgacttcgtccatgtccaagagatggtaccatctcatgggggatttttagtttttagtgttcgacggacgtcacccgagattttcatagGAAAATACgatcgacgctcgggcgattttgagattcggcgagcttcgggcgatctacaaagtcggccgacgctcgcatgaattgtgatgcCGGCTTAACAGCGTGTGCCAGTAGCCTAGTATCCCCCCTCTCTTAGCTCCGTTATATCGCTTCCCTGTAAAATGTTTTGCCTGGAAGCGATCGGTGGAGCGAGAGGAGCTTAGATAAAATGGATATCCAAACTAGTGTGGAAGGTCGTGTTTGTAGAATACAGAACTTTGTGCATGATCCATCTCTGACTGTGCCTGATGTATGATGGCCACGACTTGAAAGACGAAGCTTGAAGCCAAAACGGATCAGTACTTCACTTTGATACCCTGATATCCACCGCACCTTTACAGaagttacagatacagatgctttCGGGTTTGAAGGACAAATAGCGATGTTTTTCTGGTCATAGTGTAATTGCAGGATAACAACATGTAATCCAAGCAGTCAGGCTATGTAACATTAGATACTAGTCGTGATGGCCCCCACTCCTGACACTTACGACACCTATAGCTACGTTGTCACTTGCAATAGCTTGATCCTCAAGACTTAGAAGGCTATATAGGCCATTATAGTATGA carries:
- the LOC136439312 gene encoding chondroitin sulfate synthase 1-like; amino-acid sequence: MQRRGPDGSFWGARKRPSGRVGRRLLTLGVAFIVTVCLQFAFSRTFSTGDQHSVLKPYNSSELHRLRATEVKVRRPLYVAVQTTNRHLRTYVSAIQNTWASKTDDAHMEFFVDVSGKTSSEAPRYPIVGLNGTDETQILTYLCERRWFDFDWFALARDQTYVKTDEVVTFLRQRDKREEIIVGHMGEVLMGEAGWERCADSDVEDMAFSAVLDTSVTLFSAPAFKEICSTLAMCEKQSPERMERQSACLANYIVQVCGTKTTKYSRLFYEAQVEPTYSGQSSVTSGPFDPDFLWRNTHVTSALTLYPVKDAKTTYQLYHYFHGADYSIRRSS